A single genomic interval of Brevibacillus brevis harbors:
- a CDS encoding Ger(x)C family spore germination protein, whose translation MGKSLRYFALLIICTILLTGCWDRRELEERASVLAIAIDQDEKDEKLYKMTVQIPIPIKIAGSSGKGGGSGADAVKIMSVTGRTVTDASNNLQMRMNQRLFLGHTRILAISEEVARKGIQDIMDSFRREPQIRRLLWPIVVKGKASTLLEIKPRIEPIPVVYMMGLIENGMKLGRIPDQTLGDYFNQTSNLTMEPFLNYVEARMNEVSWKGVAVFRGHKMVGKLDHLQTWILLQLRNEKPGGDIVLPLPKTKNGYVSFRPHFVKKKVIIHQSSSATYHCELQGDIVELTEDLKIPPEQFVLQMQALIKKEMENRAKKLLQQLQKQYNSDILKLGLTLRAKHYQDYWKTHNWKQDFRDFPVRVTYTIKLRRLGMEMQ comes from the coding sequence ATGGGTAAGTCTCTTAGATACTTCGCTTTACTGATCATCTGTACAATCTTGCTGACAGGGTGCTGGGACAGACGTGAATTGGAGGAACGCGCATCCGTATTGGCCATTGCGATTGATCAGGATGAAAAGGATGAAAAGCTGTACAAAATGACCGTCCAAATCCCGATTCCCATCAAAATCGCGGGGAGCAGTGGGAAGGGGGGAGGAAGTGGTGCGGATGCCGTGAAGATCATGAGCGTGACAGGAAGAACGGTAACAGATGCTTCTAATAACTTGCAAATGCGGATGAACCAGCGATTGTTTCTTGGACATACGCGTATTCTTGCCATAAGTGAGGAGGTGGCTCGAAAGGGAATCCAGGACATCATGGACAGTTTTCGGCGCGAACCGCAAATACGGCGACTTCTGTGGCCGATCGTCGTGAAGGGTAAAGCGTCTACCTTGCTGGAAATCAAACCGAGAATCGAGCCGATTCCAGTCGTCTATATGATGGGGCTGATCGAAAATGGCATGAAATTAGGAAGAATTCCAGACCAAACGTTGGGCGACTATTTCAATCAGACCTCTAATCTAACCATGGAGCCGTTTTTGAATTATGTAGAGGCACGAATGAATGAGGTGAGCTGGAAAGGGGTTGCTGTTTTTCGCGGACACAAGATGGTGGGGAAATTGGATCACTTACAAACATGGATATTGCTCCAGTTGCGAAATGAAAAACCGGGTGGAGACATTGTGCTTCCGTTGCCAAAAACCAAGAACGGATATGTGAGTTTTCGTCCGCATTTTGTAAAAAAAAAGGTGATCATTCACCAATCCTCTTCCGCTACTTATCATTGCGAGCTCCAAGGAGATATTGTCGAACTCACAGAAGACCTGAAAATTCCGCCAGAGCAATTCGTCCTGCAAATGCAAGCGCTTATCAAAAAAGAGATGGAAAACCGCGCAAAGAAGCTACTACAGCAATTACAAAAGCAGTACAATAGTGACATTTTGAAGCTGGGCCTTACACTGCGTGCGAAGCATTACCAAGACTACTGGAAAACTCACAATTGGAAGCAAGATTTCAGGGATTTTCCGGTTCGCGTTACATACACAATCAAGCTTCGCCGTCTTGGTATGGAAATGCAATAG
- a CDS encoding GerAB/ArcD/ProY family transporter, giving the protein MENQQRNFGAWQLTSIMISSMIGVGILIIPRTATELLRQMGWLGPVAGAIVASVAVAAIVYLGNQFPGLTFVEFMPKIFGVAIGNLCVFLFILYQFLNAGITARLFGEVVVTSVLPQTPLEVIIITLLLLVMFLCCHEIEVVARVNELLIPFLMLPSLLVPLVSFLNADWYNLLPFQLESWTDVIKTGLETYTLYTGYELLMVYFAFAIPGARLGVASMTGMSFALVVYVITVVAGITVFGYEELQRLVWPTLELIKVTQKTGWFLERFESAFLAIWVASVFTTIGNMLYATIFSLRRLFHKGIHFQRITAIVIMVPLFFLTLVPQNIVELFSFTKYLTAVGFLITIIIPLLLAITQFMRNQFNKGREVNNEKGGT; this is encoded by the coding sequence GTGGAGAATCAGCAACGTAATTTTGGTGCCTGGCAACTGACAAGCATTATGATCAGTTCGATGATCGGGGTGGGTATTCTCATCATCCCGAGAACGGCAACCGAGCTTCTTCGTCAAATGGGGTGGTTAGGACCCGTTGCAGGTGCTATCGTAGCATCCGTGGCTGTGGCGGCTATCGTTTATTTAGGCAACCAGTTTCCTGGCCTTACCTTTGTCGAATTTATGCCGAAGATATTTGGTGTTGCCATCGGTAACCTGTGTGTGTTTCTTTTCATTCTCTACCAGTTCCTCAATGCGGGAATCACAGCCAGATTGTTCGGGGAAGTCGTCGTAACCTCCGTATTGCCGCAAACGCCACTAGAAGTAATTATCATCACGTTGCTATTGTTGGTCATGTTTCTTTGTTGTCATGAGATTGAAGTTGTGGCAAGGGTAAATGAGCTGTTGATTCCTTTCCTTATGTTGCCGTCTCTCTTGGTTCCGCTCGTATCCTTCTTGAACGCAGATTGGTACAATTTATTGCCATTCCAACTGGAGTCATGGACAGATGTCATAAAAACGGGTCTGGAAACGTATACGCTCTACACCGGGTATGAGCTGTTAATGGTTTACTTTGCCTTTGCTATTCCCGGGGCAAGGCTAGGGGTGGCAAGCATGACAGGTATGAGCTTTGCTCTTGTCGTTTATGTGATCACAGTTGTCGCAGGAATTACTGTATTTGGCTATGAAGAATTGCAGAGGCTTGTTTGGCCTACACTTGAACTGATCAAGGTAACGCAGAAAACCGGCTGGTTTTTGGAGCGTTTTGAGTCCGCCTTTCTTGCGATTTGGGTTGCTTCTGTATTTACAACGATCGGGAATATGCTTTACGCGACGATTTTTTCCTTGCGACGCTTGTTTCACAAAGGCATTCATTTTCAGCGAATCACCGCGATTGTGATCATGGTGCCACTCTTTTTCCTAACATTAGTGCCGCAAAATATAGTGGAGTTGTTTTCTTTTACAAAGTATTTGACGGCCGTAGGATTTTTGATAACCATCATCATTCCCCTCTTGCTGGCAATCACCCAATTCATGCGCAATCAGTTCAACAAAGGTCGGGAAGTAAACAATGAAAAGGGAGGGACATAG
- the sspI gene encoding small acid-soluble spore protein SspI — MNIASLNLRQAIMYKMQGSDPNAVEETISDAIASGQEKTLPGLGVLFEVLWQNSDASSRQSMIATIAEHLPEQAEKPI, encoded by the coding sequence ATGAATATTGCCTCACTCAACTTACGTCAAGCGATCATGTACAAAATGCAAGGCTCAGATCCAAACGCAGTGGAAGAAACCATCAGTGATGCTATCGCAAGTGGTCAGGAGAAGACACTGCCGGGTTTAGGTGTTTTGTTTGAAGTGCTGTGGCAAAACAGCGATGCTTCCTCACGCCAATCCATGATTGCAACTATCGCAGAACACTTGCCTGAGCAAGCCGAAAAACCGATCTAA
- a CDS encoding potassium channel family protein has translation MSKQFAIIGMGRFGSSVARTLYEMDYEVMGIDENEERINENIQYVTHAVAADSTDERALKEIGIRNFDVVVVAIGVDIQASILTVLTLKDLGVKKIVAKAQNERHGQVLYKVGADRVVFPERDMGVRVAHNLISSNVLDFIELAEDYSVAEVVVSSKLIGQNLRQLDIRKKYEVNVIAIKSGDKFNIAPSPDEVIQYGDVLVVIGNNKDLREFEERA, from the coding sequence ATGTCCAAGCAATTTGCCATTATCGGGATGGGACGTTTTGGTTCTAGCGTGGCGAGAACGTTATACGAGATGGATTATGAAGTCATGGGAATAGATGAGAACGAGGAGCGTATTAACGAAAATATTCAGTACGTAACGCATGCGGTAGCAGCTGATTCTACGGATGAACGCGCTTTGAAGGAAATCGGCATCCGCAATTTTGACGTTGTCGTCGTGGCCATTGGGGTCGATATTCAGGCGAGCATCCTGACGGTATTGACACTGAAAGACTTGGGCGTCAAAAAGATCGTGGCAAAAGCACAGAATGAGCGTCATGGACAAGTATTGTACAAGGTAGGAGCTGACCGTGTAGTATTCCCTGAGCGTGACATGGGGGTGCGAGTCGCTCACAATCTGATCTCCTCTAACGTTCTTGACTTTATTGAGCTGGCAGAGGACTACAGTGTGGCGGAGGTAGTCGTGTCGTCCAAGCTGATCGGTCAAAACTTGCGGCAACTGGATATTCGGAAAAAATACGAAGTCAACGTTATTGCCATCAAAAGCGGAGATAAATTCAACATCGCTCCTAGCCCGGATGAAGTCATCCAATACGGCGACGTGCTTGTGGTGATCGGGAACAACAAAGACTTACGCGAATTTGAGGAGCGGGCATAG